Proteins encoded within one genomic window of Halodesulfurarchaeum formicicum:
- the yqeC gene encoding selenium cofactor biosynthesis protein YqeC, whose translation MDFVTDLGLDDGLTAVVGAGGKKSTIYTVADELDRAVVTTTVRIPFFDEHVATVLETDRPRDALESVTDWPVGLVPGYEENRYLGYEPHVVDTITESQAPEAILVKADGARNRDFKAPGENEPRIPETADRVLGIASVAAVGKPLDEEWVHRPERVAALTGLEPGDPIGVEDMATVLSSPRGTEKGVPESATFLPVLNKVDDDTDLETAREIADRVLESGRATQVALTHLLGPGEPLLELRS comes from the coding sequence ATGGACTTCGTGACGGACCTCGGTCTGGACGACGGTCTTACGGCCGTGGTCGGGGCCGGCGGGAAGAAGAGCACGATCTACACGGTCGCCGACGAACTCGACCGGGCAGTCGTCACGACCACCGTGCGAATCCCGTTCTTCGACGAGCACGTCGCCACGGTACTGGAGACCGATCGGCCCCGGGACGCCCTGGAATCGGTCACGGACTGGCCGGTGGGGCTGGTCCCGGGCTACGAGGAGAACCGCTATCTGGGCTATGAACCCCACGTCGTCGACACCATCACCGAGAGCCAGGCCCCCGAGGCCATTCTCGTGAAGGCCGACGGCGCTCGAAATCGGGACTTCAAAGCCCCGGGCGAGAACGAGCCACGGATTCCGGAGACCGCCGATCGCGTGCTCGGCATCGCGAGCGTGGCGGCCGTCGGGAAGCCCCTCGACGAGGAGTGGGTGCACCGACCGGAGCGTGTGGCTGCACTGACGGGGCTCGAACCGGGGGATCCGATCGGCGTCGAGGACATGGCCACGGTCCTGTCCAGTCCCCGGGGAACCGAGAAAGGGGTCCCCGAATCGGCCACTTTCCTCCCGGTCCTCAACAAGGTCGATGACGATACGGATCTGGAAACCGCCCGCGAAATCGCCGATCGCGTGCTCGAATCGGGGCGGGCCACCCAGGTGGCGCTCACACACCTGCTCGGACCCGGTGAACCACTGCTCGAACTCCGGAGCTAA
- a CDS encoding succinylglutamate desuccinylase/aspartoacylase family protein yields the protein MTDRDVTHTVETVPLARLPSGRTVETVLHRYLGDPDGPTVYLQALQHGGEVNGAAVLRRLHDRLTESALAGEVLAVPVANPFAFDHRVYMAPTRLDAINSNMNRLWPGDPDGTLMERLVDSLWQRAAGADAIVDLHTGGPYMRSHTRFTPDDSRSRDLARAFGLDLIVADGSPIENPDTGGQGKLREMAAAAGIPAITPELAHSREIVDASVDRGVAGIENVLVELGVIDGLLQTGEPTVGTEKTPLFTEESGLFRSNDLSVGDRIDAGTEIGEVFDPTSYESLQTIVADRAGMLLSLNRGSTVMEGESIGSLITIE from the coding sequence ATGACCGATCGGGACGTGACTCACACGGTCGAGACGGTGCCACTGGCCCGCCTTCCGTCCGGACGGACGGTCGAGACGGTGCTTCACCGATACCTGGGGGACCCCGACGGGCCGACGGTCTACCTCCAGGCCCTTCAGCACGGCGGGGAAGTCAACGGCGCGGCCGTGCTTCGTCGTCTGCACGACCGACTGACCGAGAGCGCCCTCGCGGGGGAGGTGCTTGCGGTGCCGGTCGCCAACCCCTTCGCCTTCGACCACCGGGTCTACATGGCGCCAACCCGCCTGGACGCGATCAACTCGAACATGAACCGGCTCTGGCCCGGGGACCCCGACGGAACGCTGATGGAGCGACTCGTGGACAGCCTCTGGCAGCGGGCCGCCGGGGCCGACGCCATCGTGGACCTGCACACGGGTGGCCCCTACATGCGTTCACACACTCGCTTTACCCCGGACGATTCCCGTTCGCGGGACCTCGCCAGGGCCTTCGGCCTCGATCTGATTGTGGCGGACGGCTCGCCCATCGAGAACCCCGATACTGGTGGCCAGGGCAAACTCCGGGAGATGGCCGCCGCGGCCGGGATTCCGGCTATCACGCCGGAACTCGCTCACAGCCGTGAGATCGTCGACGCCTCCGTCGATCGAGGTGTCGCGGGCATCGAGAACGTGCTGGTCGAACTCGGGGTCATCGACGGCCTGCTCCAGACGGGCGAGCCGACGGTGGGGACCGAGAAGACCCCGCTTTTCACCGAGGAGTCGGGGCTCTTCCGGTCGAATGACCTCTCGGTCGGCGACCGAATCGATGCGGGAACCGAGATCGGCGAGGTCTTCGATCCGACCAGCTACGAGTCCCTGCAGACCATCGTCGCCGACCGGGCCGGGATGTTGCTCTCGCTCAACCGCGGCTCCACAGTCATGGAGGGGGAATCGATCGGGAGCCTGATCACAATCGAGTAA
- a CDS encoding ASKHA domain-containing protein — MSEEARVTFYPWKKTIDVEPDTTLLNAAEDAGVSIEGLCAGNGRCGTCKAIIGEGEAHLTPITTAEEQTLSSEQLGNGYRLTCRAKVSEPGEVSVTVPPDSQKTAGIVLTEGQELEYAIDPLVKKYHVDLPVPSLSDNVADFERIGEALEDTYEIDIEDVDYEVQRELPGQMRTEETEDRLEVTATVYDDQEIIDVEPGLSETAYGLAIDIGTTTVATYLVNLKNGETEAISSQLNPQTKQGGDIMTRMRYTRRNDDGRETLKEEIRAGINETIEEVIQEAGIDREDIYESVFVGNTAMHHLFLGIDPTYVAGSPYVAAREAPIAVKARELGIDINDAGYVYWLPVSGGWVGPDKVSVLLVSGHYKESPTTVCIDIGTNGEISVGNDEEMLVTSAPAGPALEGAELRYGVRAQSGAIETLRIDPETLDPEYETIDDEPPNGITGSGVIDALAQLFEVGLVDQRGKFRDEVLDHPRVRENDDGELEYVVAYEKEAALAEDIVLTQNDIRSIQMAKAAIQAGTRVLMDELDIENPDRVLMAGAFGNYIDKHSAMTIGMYPDIDPDDVVSLGNAAGVGAKLALLDKERRAEAERIVDEVEYFEIAGTDVFQENFMESMYLPHQDFDLYPHVKEKVMRRRELEAARLEAAETED, encoded by the coding sequence ATGTCCGAGGAGGCGCGGGTCACGTTCTATCCCTGGAAGAAGACGATCGACGTGGAACCGGACACCACCTTGCTCAATGCGGCCGAAGACGCCGGCGTGAGCATCGAAGGGCTCTGTGCCGGCAACGGTCGGTGTGGGACTTGCAAGGCGATCATCGGCGAGGGCGAAGCGCACCTCACGCCGATCACCACCGCCGAGGAACAGACCCTCTCCTCGGAGCAACTGGGGAACGGCTATCGGCTCACCTGCCGGGCCAAGGTCAGCGAACCGGGCGAAGTCTCCGTGACGGTGCCACCGGACTCACAGAAGACCGCCGGGATCGTCCTCACGGAGGGCCAGGAACTGGAATATGCCATCGACCCGCTGGTCAAGAAATACCACGTCGACCTGCCAGTACCCTCACTCTCCGACAACGTCGCGGACTTCGAACGGATCGGAGAAGCCCTGGAAGACACCTACGAGATCGACATCGAGGACGTCGACTACGAGGTCCAGCGGGAGTTGCCCGGCCAGATGCGGACCGAAGAGACCGAGGATCGACTGGAAGTCACCGCGACGGTGTATGACGACCAGGAAATCATCGACGTCGAGCCGGGGCTTTCCGAGACCGCCTACGGCCTGGCGATCGACATCGGGACCACCACGGTCGCGACCTACCTGGTGAACCTGAAAAACGGGGAGACCGAGGCGATCAGCTCACAGCTCAACCCCCAGACCAAGCAGGGCGGGGACATCATGACCCGGATGCGGTACACCCGCCGAAACGACGACGGGCGGGAGACGCTCAAGGAAGAGATCCGGGCCGGGATCAACGAGACCATCGAGGAAGTGATCCAGGAGGCCGGGATCGATCGCGAGGACATCTACGAGAGTGTCTTCGTGGGCAACACGGCGATGCATCACCTCTTTTTGGGCATCGACCCGACCTACGTGGCCGGCTCGCCGTACGTCGCCGCCCGCGAGGCCCCGATCGCCGTGAAGGCCCGGGAACTGGGTATCGACATCAACGACGCGGGCTATGTCTACTGGCTGCCCGTGAGTGGTGGGTGGGTCGGCCCGGACAAGGTTTCGGTCCTCCTCGTCTCGGGACACTACAAGGAGTCCCCAACCACCGTCTGCATCGACATCGGCACCAACGGGGAGATCTCGGTCGGCAACGACGAGGAGATGCTCGTGACCTCCGCCCCGGCCGGGCCCGCCCTCGAAGGGGCGGAACTGCGGTATGGGGTTCGCGCCCAGTCCGGCGCGATCGAGACCCTGCGAATCGACCCCGAAACGCTGGATCCGGAATATGAGACCATCGACGACGAGCCGCCAAACGGGATCACCGGCTCGGGCGTGATCGACGCACTCGCCCAGCTCTTCGAGGTCGGCCTCGTGGATCAGCGCGGGAAGTTCCGGGACGAGGTGCTGGATCACCCGCGAGTGAGAGAGAACGACGACGGGGAACTCGAGTACGTCGTCGCCTACGAGAAGGAAGCCGCCCTGGCCGAGGACATCGTCCTGACCCAGAACGACATCCGTTCGATCCAGATGGCAAAGGCCGCGATCCAGGCCGGAACGCGGGTCCTGATGGACGAACTGGACATCGAGAACCCCGACCGGGTGCTGATGGCCGGGGCCTTCGGGAACTACATCGACAAACACTCCGCGATGACCATCGGGATGTATCCCGACATCGACCCGGACGACGTGGTCTCACTTGGCAACGCCGCCGGCGTGGGGGCGAAGCTGGCACTCCTCGACAAGGAGCGACGGGCCGAGGCCGAGCGCATCGTCGATGAGGTCGAGTACTTCGAGATCGCCGGGACAGATGTCTTCCAGGAGAACTTCATGGAGTCGATGTATCTCCCCCACCAGGACTTCGACCTGTACCCACACGTCAAGGAGAAGGTCATGCGACGTCGCGAACTCGAAGCCGCCAGGCTCGAAGCGGCGGAGACAGAGGACTGA
- a CDS encoding methylenetetrahydrofolate reductase, with protein MTQDPVRDLLADPHFELLPFAGLFDQAAKLPEGSTVALTASPDKGVDETVELSTELADRGFEVSAHIAARAVRSDEHLETIAETLLDAGVEDIFVPGGDNETPEGPYDSAYALLSDLEEMEYEFERVGITGYPEGHQFIDDDTLREHLLKKEEYADYIVTQMTFDPDAVADWALEIREDDVELPIIVGVPGVMKYQRLLSISREIGVGDSLSYLRKTTGVFDFIKQFLGSRGQYAPDDFIQGIGEYYADDSYGIEGVHLYTFNQVGDAEDWRQQYV; from the coding sequence ATGACACAGGATCCAGTTCGCGATCTCCTGGCCGATCCGCACTTCGAGTTACTCCCCTTCGCCGGGCTCTTCGACCAGGCGGCAAAGCTTCCCGAGGGCTCGACCGTCGCGCTCACTGCCTCGCCGGACAAGGGCGTCGACGAGACCGTGGAACTCTCGACCGAACTCGCGGATCGCGGCTTCGAGGTTTCGGCCCACATCGCGGCCCGGGCGGTCCGGAGCGACGAGCACCTGGAGACGATCGCCGAGACGCTTCTGGACGCCGGGGTCGAGGACATCTTCGTTCCCGGTGGAGACAACGAGACGCCCGAGGGCCCCTACGACTCCGCCTATGCCCTGCTCTCGGACCTCGAGGAGATGGAGTACGAGTTCGAGCGCGTGGGCATTACCGGCTACCCGGAGGGCCACCAGTTCATCGACGACGACACGCTGCGTGAGCACCTCCTGAAAAAGGAGGAGTACGCGGACTACATCGTCACCCAGATGACCTTCGACCCGGACGCTGTGGCCGACTGGGCGCTGGAGATCCGTGAGGACGACGTCGAACTCCCGATCATCGTCGGGGTTCCGGGCGTGATGAAATACCAGCGCCTCCTGAGCATCTCTCGGGAGATCGGGGTCGGGGATTCACTCTCCTATCTCCGCAAGACCACGGGCGTGTTCGACTTCATCAAGCAGTTCCTGGGGTCCCGCGGGCAGTACGCGCCCGATGATTTCATCCAGGGGATCGGGGAGTACTACGCGGATGACAGCTACGGCATCGAGGGCGTGCACCTGTACACGTTCAACCAGGTCGGGGACGCCGAAGATTGGCGCCAGCAGTACGTCTAA
- a CDS encoding tetrahydrofolate dehydrogenase/cyclohydrolase catalytic domain-containing protein, with translation MTYIIDGNELADSIRADLEDSVETLTDEDITPGLATVLMSDDPASETYVSMKQKACEEIGMESFHVEIDPEAPAEELYDTIEDLNEDPEVHGILVQLPVPDHVDEERVLNEIDPMKDVDGFHPENVGRMVTGNARFKPCTPHGVIKMIEDAGVDTEGKDVTVVGRSNIVGKPVANLLMQKTDNGNATVTVCHSRTQNLEEKTKNADIVIAAAGVPEMIDGSMLSEGQTVIDVGTNRVDGELVGDVEFESAKDVVDAISPVPGGVGPMTITMLLYNTVKAAGLQNDVEVELP, from the coding sequence ATGACATACATTATTGACGGTAACGAACTCGCGGACTCGATTCGCGCTGATCTGGAAGACAGCGTCGAAACACTCACGGACGAGGACATCACACCCGGCCTCGCGACGGTCCTGATGAGCGACGACCCGGCGAGTGAGACCTACGTCTCGATGAAACAGAAGGCCTGTGAGGAGATCGGGATGGAGAGTTTCCACGTCGAGATCGATCCCGAAGCGCCGGCCGAGGAGCTCTACGACACGATCGAGGACCTGAACGAGGACCCCGAAGTACACGGCATCCTCGTCCAGCTGCCGGTCCCCGATCACGTCGACGAGGAGCGGGTCCTCAACGAGATCGACCCGATGAAGGACGTCGACGGGTTCCACCCGGAGAACGTCGGTCGGATGGTCACGGGCAACGCCCGCTTCAAGCCCTGTACGCCCCACGGCGTCATCAAGATGATCGAGGACGCCGGCGTGGACACCGAGGGCAAGGACGTCACCGTCGTCGGCCGCTCGAACATCGTCGGCAAGCCGGTCGCGAACCTGCTCATGCAGAAGACCGACAACGGCAACGCCACGGTCACGGTCTGTCACTCCCGGACCCAGAACCTCGAGGAGAAGACCAAGAACGCCGACATCGTCATCGCGGCCGCCGGCGTCCCGGAGATGATCGACGGCTCGATGCTCTCGGAGGGCCAGACGGTCATCGACGTCGGGACCAACCGCGTGGACGGTGAACTGGTCGGTGACGTCGAGTTCGAGTCCGCCAAAGACGTCGTCGACGCCATCAGCCCCGTGCCGGGCGGTGTGGGCCCGATGACGATCACGATGTTGCTCTACAACACGGTCAAGGCCGCGGGCCTCCAGAACGACGTCGAAGTCGAACTGCCGTAG
- a CDS encoding electron transfer flavoprotein subunit alpha/FixB family protein — protein sequence MVLTLIEHADGEIDETSLEMLTLARDLAEQVGEDVTAAMFGGEDLAADLGEYGVDTAYVCTGDLAETYAPEARAEALGALCDDLEPAAVFGGGTDTANEVLAHLGAKRDLPMSANTTEIETDGETCEIERHRWGGSLIEHATMEGETKLFTTPDHELPIEAVGDGEAAVETLEPELSEGAWEVQVDRFEESDLEGVPLPEARIVVGGGRGVGGEEDFEQLEELADLFDNATVGATRIAVDEGWRPHNDQIGQTGQKIAPELYIAAGISGAVQHWVGAKGSENVLAINTDPEAAIMYKGDYAIVGDLHEVVPELIDAVEAAK from the coding sequence ATGGTACTGACACTCATCGAACACGCCGACGGCGAGATCGACGAGACGTCCCTGGAGATGCTTACCCTCGCCCGGGACCTGGCCGAGCAGGTCGGCGAGGACGTGACTGCGGCGATGTTCGGCGGCGAGGATCTGGCTGCCGATCTCGGCGAGTACGGCGTCGACACCGCCTACGTCTGTACGGGCGATCTCGCGGAGACCTACGCCCCCGAGGCCCGCGCCGAAGCCCTCGGTGCGCTCTGTGACGATCTCGAACCCGCCGCCGTCTTCGGCGGCGGCACGGACACCGCAAACGAGGTCCTGGCCCACCTCGGCGCCAAGCGGGACCTCCCGATGTCCGCCAACACGACGGAGATCGAGACGGACGGCGAGACCTGCGAGATCGAGCGCCACCGCTGGGGTGGCAGCCTCATCGAGCACGCCACGATGGAAGGCGAGACGAAGCTGTTCACCACGCCCGACCACGAACTCCCGATCGAGGCCGTCGGCGACGGCGAGGCCGCCGTCGAGACCCTCGAGCCCGAACTCAGCGAGGGTGCCTGGGAGGTCCAGGTCGACCGCTTCGAGGAGTCGGACCTGGAGGGTGTTCCGCTCCCCGAGGCCCGCATCGTCGTCGGTGGCGGTCGCGGTGTCGGTGGCGAGGAGGACTTCGAACAGCTCGAAGAACTGGCTGACCTGTTCGACAACGCCACGGTCGGCGCGACCCGGATCGCCGTCGACGAAGGGTGGCGGCCGCACAACGACCAGATCGGCCAGACCGGGCAGAAGATCGCGCCCGAACTGTACATCGCCGCCGGCATCAGTGGGGCCGTCCAGCACTGGGTCGGCGCCAAAGGGTCGGAGAACGTCCTCGCGATCAACACCGATCCCGAGGCCGCGATCATGTACAAGGGCGATTACGCGATCGTCGGCGACCTCCACGAGGTCGTCCCCGAGCTGATCGACGCCGTCGAAGCCGCGAAGTAA
- a CDS encoding electron transfer flavoprotein subunit beta/FixA family protein — protein sequence METLACIKRVADTGAEIVLTDDKQSVDASAVGYTMGPHEECAIEAAVQVVEEEGGESTVLSLGPEDTEDQLYEGIGRGADNGVLLETAGGDWGPESTATAIADAIEGDLADFDLLFFGNESGDNANYQVGIRVAHELDLPVVTGAKDLEIDGDTAIVKRDVPGGSEVFEVETPAVVTVKEGLNTPRYPSMRSRMQAKKQEIQTIDPTETDDRLQMVELETPEAEDSEAEVLGEGPEAVDEAVEVMEELEVL from the coding sequence ATGGAAACATTAGCCTGTATCAAACGCGTCGCTGACACCGGGGCGGAGATCGTACTGACGGATGACAAGCAGTCGGTGGACGCCTCCGCCGTGGGGTACACGATGGGTCCCCACGAGGAGTGTGCCATCGAAGCGGCAGTCCAGGTCGTCGAGGAGGAAGGTGGCGAATCCACCGTCCTGAGTCTCGGCCCCGAGGACACGGAAGACCAGCTTTACGAAGGAATCGGTCGCGGTGCCGACAACGGCGTCCTCCTGGAGACGGCGGGCGGCGACTGGGGGCCGGAGTCCACGGCGACGGCTATCGCCGACGCCATCGAGGGTGACCTCGCGGACTTCGACCTCCTCTTCTTCGGCAACGAATCGGGCGACAACGCGAACTACCAGGTCGGTATTCGCGTGGCCCACGAACTCGATCTGCCGGTCGTCACCGGTGCGAAGGACCTCGAGATCGACGGTGACACGGCGATCGTCAAGCGTGACGTCCCCGGCGGCTCGGAGGTCTTCGAGGTCGAGACTCCGGCCGTCGTGACCGTCAAGGAGGGCCTGAACACGCCGCGCTACCCGTCGATGCGGAGCCGGATGCAGGCCAAAAAGCAGGAGATCCAGACGATCGACCCCACGGAGACCGACGACCGGCTCCAGATGGTCGAACTGGAGACTCCGGAAGCCGAGGACAGCGAGGCAGAAGTCCTCGGCGAGGGCCCGGAAGCGGTCGACGAAGCGGTCGAAGTCATGGAAGAACTGGAGGTGCTCTAA
- a CDS encoding GcvT family protein, protein MSSNNLPDSAGTVIIGAGIVGNSLAYHLADQGVEDILLVDKGPLPDPGGSTGHASNFLMPVEHSKEMTELSYDSIEQYKEAGVFTRSGGLEVARSEEQMEENKRRVQSAKAYGASAEVIDAEEVKEMVPYINEDIIKGAMYCEDAGVCDSLQFGEICRERAKDMGALTVSPNTEVTDIFTEADTVTGIETDRGDVEVEDTLIIAAGLWSPKLAEMAGTRIPLKPAVHQMISVGPIKQFEERGVEGIEDPIVRDMDHREYERQHGSEIEVGSYSHRPMLWDIEDVPSIDEAPLSPTQPPLTDEAFEASMEHALELMPEILDDPDAGIRHSIDGLLSMTADGGPVVGPVKDLDNLWSVAAIWIKEAPAIAKEVARWMTEGYGAIDTDLEGINIARYDEYGRAERYVEERSKEGFRKIYGRVHPKEQWMSSRPLRTTGFHDRLEEHEAEFWESAGWERPRWFRENADLLQEYQETISEFQRPNEWDRRWWSPIILAEHLHMRDNVGLIGDMGFGIYELQGPDALEMAEKLTVGRMDVDVGSLVYTPVLDEDAGFRADLTVVRLGENKFRFVTGGGDAGHDKQWIRQHMEDDMDVELVSKSSALGTMGVWGPNARKVMQEVTEEDMSDEAFPAYTAQEVHIGDVEAFAMRISYVGELGWEIYAPMEQTGRLWDTIYEAGQEYDLRPVGTGVYGSTGRMEKGYRLIGAELEHDYNPVEAGLDFHGVKDADFIGKDAYVEAMESEPAAKLCTLAVTDHAPNGGEERYPLGGEPVKDLDGNVLIDDEGRRSYTTSAATGPSVGKHIMLAYIPTDIAEEGKELQVEYFGEDYPVEIVRVGSKPLFDPSNERILS, encoded by the coding sequence ATGAGTTCGAACAACCTACCCGACAGCGCCGGTACGGTAATTATCGGCGCCGGTATTGTGGGGAACAGTCTCGCATACCATCTCGCAGACCAGGGCGTTGAAGATATCCTCCTCGTCGACAAGGGACCCCTCCCGGACCCCGGCGGATCGACGGGTCACGCGTCGAACTTCCTGATGCCGGTCGAGCACTCCAAGGAGATGACCGAACTCTCCTATGACTCGATCGAGCAGTACAAGGAAGCCGGCGTGTTCACCCGCTCCGGTGGGCTCGAGGTCGCTCGCTCCGAGGAGCAGATGGAGGAGAACAAGCGACGAGTCCAGTCCGCGAAGGCCTACGGCGCGTCCGCCGAGGTCATCGACGCTGAGGAAGTCAAGGAGATGGTGCCCTACATCAACGAGGACATCATCAAGGGCGCCATGTACTGTGAGGACGCTGGTGTGTGTGACTCCCTCCAGTTCGGCGAGATCTGCCGCGAGCGCGCCAAGGACATGGGCGCACTTACGGTCTCCCCGAACACGGAGGTCACGGACATCTTCACAGAGGCCGACACCGTCACCGGGATCGAGACCGACCGCGGCGACGTCGAAGTCGAGGATACCCTCATCATCGCCGCCGGTCTCTGGAGCCCGAAGCTGGCCGAGATGGCCGGCACGCGCATCCCGCTGAAGCCGGCCGTCCACCAGATGATCTCCGTCGGCCCCATCAAGCAGTTCGAGGAGCGGGGCGTCGAGGGCATCGAGGACCCGATCGTTCGGGACATGGACCACCGCGAATACGAGCGCCAGCACGGCAGCGAGATCGAGGTCGGTTCCTACTCCCACCGCCCGATGCTGTGGGACATCGAAGACGTGCCCTCCATCGACGAGGCACCGCTCTCCCCGACTCAGCCGCCGCTGACTGACGAAGCCTTCGAGGCGTCCATGGAGCACGCCCTCGAGCTTATGCCCGAGATCCTGGACGACCCCGACGCGGGGATCCGTCACTCGATCGACGGCCTGCTCTCGATGACCGCCGACGGTGGCCCCGTCGTCGGTCCGGTCAAGGACCTCGACAACCTGTGGTCCGTGGCCGCCATCTGGATCAAGGAGGCCCCCGCCATCGCGAAGGAAGTCGCCCGCTGGATGACCGAAGGCTACGGTGCCATCGACACGGACCTCGAAGGCATCAACATCGCCCGCTACGACGAGTACGGGCGCGCCGAGCGCTACGTCGAAGAGCGCTCCAAGGAAGGCTTCCGCAAGATCTACGGCAGGGTTCACCCCAAAGAGCAGTGGATGTCCTCCCGTCCGCTCCGGACGACGGGCTTCCACGACCGCCTGGAGGAGCACGAGGCCGAGTTCTGGGAATCCGCCGGCTGGGAACGGCCGCGCTGGTTCCGTGAGAACGCGGACCTCCTGCAGGAGTACCAGGAAACCATCAGCGAGTTCCAGCGTCCCAACGAGTGGGACCGGCGCTGGTGGTCCCCGATCATCCTGGCCGAGCACCTGCACATGCGGGACAACGTCGGCCTGATCGGCGACATGGGCTTCGGTATCTACGAGCTGCAGGGCCCCGACGCCCTGGAGATGGCCGAAAAGCTCACCGTCGGCCGCATGGACGTCGACGTGGGCAGCCTGGTCTACACCCCGGTGCTGGACGAGGACGCCGGCTTCCGTGCTGACCTCACCGTCGTGCGTCTCGGCGAGAACAAGTTCCGCTTTGTCACTGGTGGCGGCGACGCCGGCCACGACAAGCAGTGGATCCGCCAGCACATGGAGGATGACATGGACGTCGAGCTCGTCAGCAAGAGCTCCGCCCTGGGCACGATGGGTGTCTGGGGTCCGAACGCCCGGAAGGTCATGCAGGAAGTCACCGAGGAGGACATGTCCGACGAGGCCTTCCCGGCCTACACGGCCCAGGAAGTCCACATCGGTGACGTCGAGGCCTTCGCGATGCGTATCTCCTATGTCGGGGAACTCGGCTGGGAGATCTACGCCCCGATGGAGCAGACCGGTCGCCTCTGGGACACCATCTACGAGGCCGGTCAGGAGTACGACCTCCGTCCGGTTGGGACGGGTGTCTACGGCTCCACCGGTCGCATGGAGAAGGGCTACCGCCTGATCGGTGCCGAACTCGAGCACGATTACAACCCGGTCGAGGCTGGCCTCGACTTCCACGGTGTCAAGGACGCCGACTTCATCGGCAAGGACGCCTACGTGGAAGCCATGGAGAGCGAGCCCGCCGCGAAGCTCTGCACCCTGGCCGTGACCGACCACGCGCCGAACGGTGGCGAGGAGCGCTACCCGCTCGGCGGCGAGCCGGTCAAGGACCTCGACGGCAACGTGCTTATCGACGACGAGGGCCGCCGCTCGTACACCACGAGCGCCGCGACGGGCCCCTCGGTCGGCAAGCACATCATGCTGGCATACATCCCGACGGACATCGCAGAGGAAGGCAAGGAGCTGCAGGTCGAGTACTTCGGCGAGGACTACCCGGTCGAGATCGTCCGCGTCGGCAGCAAGCCGCTCTTTGACCCGAGCAACGAACGGATCCTGAGCTAA